A genomic region of Dreissena polymorpha isolate Duluth1 chromosome 4, UMN_Dpol_1.0, whole genome shotgun sequence contains the following coding sequences:
- the LOC127879640 gene encoding uncharacterized protein LOC127879640, translating to MRLDAGNPKPAHKEWTIAAIIASNLQTIARVSAVLCLFSIAMSFTFVGATHQRWWLYGCQCSNWESRDSVREVVMNSYRGLFVGRDDLTSLPVVKLHKNPGEANLQSYVANTLPHINQYINPGCCYTDYRYEIFNTTSVNSQEFKVVHFDKAFQFVPTGRCKPNSTCNRGECLQMFRHHWMLVWDERLSTWPPVTFLPVEVPSHCQCVNVGRAKRRRRRSSCAVTNVYIEMREHQNDIPTG from the exons ATGCGATTAGATGCTGGAAATCCGAAACCCGCACACAAAG AATGGACAATCGCTGCAATAATTGCATCCAATCTACAAACGATCGCCCGTGTGTCTGCGGTCTTGTGCCTTTTCAGCATAGCGATGTCATTTACGTTTGTCGGTGCCACCCATCAGAGATGGTGGCTGTATGGGTGCCAGTGTTCTAATTGGGAGTCACGAGACTCTGTTCGCGAAGTTGTCATGAACTCCTACAGGGGCCTGTTTGTAGGCCGAGACGACCTGACCAGTCTGCCCGTGGTTAAGCTGCACAAGAATCCAGGGGAGGCAAATCTGCAGTCATACGTGGCAAACACATTGCCGCACATCAACCAATACATCAATCCTGGATGCTGCTATAC TGACTATAGATACGAGATTTTCAACACTACGTCAGTAAATAGCCAGGAGTTCAAAGTTGTGCACTTTGACAAAGCGTTCCAGTTTGTTCCCACTGGTCGCTGCAA ACCTAACAGCACATGTAACCGCGGCGAGTGCCTGCAGATGTTCCGACACCACTGGATGCTTGTGTGGGACGAGCGACTGAGTACTTGGCCGCCGGTCACCTTCCTTCCGGTCGAGGTGCCGTCCCATTGCCAGTGCGTCAACGTCGGGAGGGCAAAGAGGAGGCGAAGGAGATC TTCGTGTGCGGTTACCAACGTGTATATCGAAATGCGTGAGCATCAAAACGACATCCCCACCGGGTGA